Genomic DNA from Triticum dicoccoides isolate Atlit2015 ecotype Zavitan chromosome 4B, WEW_v2.0, whole genome shotgun sequence:
CATTTAGTAGCACACAGGAGAATACCCTGCTGTGCCTATGCATTGCAAGAGCCAAACCAATAATAACCACACCTTTATATTTCCTTTCCCCAaaccacaaaggacacaaatcagtaTGCACAAGTGTTGGACCTTCAAATAAGCAGATTTGAATTCACTGGTAAGCATCAGGAGAACTAATATATATTTTTGCTTGATCTTAGTGTATCTCTACATCACATAGATTCACCCACTCTATCACTACCAATTCTACTACAGAGTAAGAATGGAATGATGCTAATCTATTGAGGGAAAGGATCTGCTCTCATCAGCAGTGGTGTTGCTCCTAGGCCAAGTGAGAGGAGTCAAATCATTTGCCAAAGTCAGAAAGCTGGTAGGAGCATTAGGAGatgattacacacacacacacacacacacacgaggatATGTTTGCTTCACTCAACTTGACATAATATAGCAGCATGCAAATACAATGGATCTACAATGGAGAAGGATATATATATCTGGACATGGCCACAGACAtggttgctagctagctagcttgttaTCACGGATTTCGACTGCACCCAACCAAGCAGAAGCAGTCATTCCTAGTAGTCTAAAAAACAGAGTTTCATGGACTCTAGTGCTTCTTTGGTCAGTAGAGCTCCGTAGGATGCAGCCAAGATTGCAGCCGCAGCTACAGTAGATAGCCTGTAATCTAGCACATTGCCGGCTGCATGAACACAACACATATCAATCAGACAAAATGAAAGAAAGATCCATATTCAGTTAAGAAGGTGTGCAAGACGAAGATGAACCTTCGGTTGTGGCAAAGATGAAGTCCATGGACTTGAGGGCCACGTGGGCGGGGTCATGCTTGCCGCTGCAGCGGCCGTCGTGCCGGTCGAGCCGAGAAGAGAAGCAGGGGAGGTAGTCGAAGGGCGTAACGGCGGCCATGCGCTAGCCGAGGGTTGACAACACGAGCAGCTCCATTCAGCGGACGGAGGCGGAGCAGAACTCGTAGCCGCTGCTGGCGTCGAGCTCCGACAGTGCCGGTGCGCAGAACTCCTCCATCTTCGCCGCCACAGAGACGCAGGCCATGGATAGGAGCCGCGCCGCCCACGGCATGGCCGTCCTCTACATGCACACAACCACATCATCCTCCTGTTCCTAAGAAGCAGAGAGGCTAAATTTGTTTTACAACGGTTGTGCGGTGATTCATTACATCGATGCATCGCCAGAGGAAGAAGCGGTCAAAGTAGGCGATGGCCAGGAAGATGGCTCCTCCGGCCCCCTCTCAACGATGCTTGTACCACCACGACCGGTCGCCCGACACTTGGACAAGCCCGCGCGCCTACCGGCGTCGTTGGGGAGCAGCACGAGGGGCGCAGCCCCGCAGGCAGAAGGGAGCAAGGGCACGAGTGGGCGGAGGGATCTGAAGGCGGGTGCCGCACGGCCGTAACGTCGTGGCTGCAGTTGGTGACGACGAAGGAGAAGATGATGAAGACGCGGAAGAGGGACCCCGCGAGCCCCGTGAGGAAGAGCACCAGGCGCAGCGCCTCTAGCGCGATGACTGGCCGCTCCAGGAACCACTCGCAGTCGGTAGTGGCGGCCCGGTAGCTCAGCCAGATGCCGCCGCTAAGGACGACAAGGGAGAGGATGAGGACCCCCACTCGCGGTCGGTGGTGGCGACCATGTCCACGACGGCCTCCGTCTCGGGCCAGTTGGATCTGAGAGTGGGGAGAGGGGAGACAATCTGAGGTAGGGAGGGGAggggtgggtggcggcgaggggagggatcTGGATCGGGAATGCTAGGGTTCACTgcgcggggagagagagagaggagtggtgtGAGGTGGTTTTTTTGAGGGGTAGCTCGCGGTgggtgggtgagagggtgaggtGCGGGCCATTGGATCCAGAAGCATCCGACGGTGATTTATCCACGATCCGCGTGAGAGGCCCCTAAACCAATCAGAACGCGTATATAGGTATGATAttttgaccatttaaattggtcgtaatcgactaaaagtaaggtgctaaatcatgttagctattttatTATGACCTGAAAAGTTGAAAAAGAACTTCTCATTGTGTCAGCAAATTTGACTTTAGTTTTCAGGAATAATCACAAATTGAAATAAGACAAATAATTTCTAAATAgttatgagaaatgagttttttaaatcattttttcgagtgtccaaagtgagttattttgtgaaggacctaccatatatttgttacaaatttggaccaaattaattttctaaaatattaggccatatttaatgcacaattgaccaaatggttgggtgtcaaaatatctgatccacctctggtgaaaaagacaaatttccaccgattcagtaggaagcgggtcaaatttcaactgcacctgcctcatagtttgctctttattttttctaaaaatcatttctaggtacataagtatctatttaatcataaaaacaccaaaaaattccaagattcaaccactagctaggaacggtcatgcctgtcgttttgaccgcattttgaaacgggcataaaagtttaaaaaaaatcaaaaaattg
This window encodes:
- the LOC119291639 gene encoding uncharacterized protein LOC119291639 isoform X1 → MHRCNESPHNRCKTNLASLLLRNRRMMWLCACRGRPCRGRRGSYPWPASLWRRRWRSSAHRHCRSSTPAAATSSAPPPSAEWSCSCCQPSASAWPPLRPSTTSPASLLGSTGTTAAAAASMTPPTWPSSPWTSSLPQPKRTCFDADPSIVIAFEDDKDTASIVGFHHYHIVVTYKFHDGVWAIESFCSCCRCSFHNLGGTRQISLLVSYFR